The Brassica oleracea var. oleracea cultivar TO1000 chromosome C7, BOL, whole genome shotgun sequence sequence TCACAATGTTATTGTTCTTAATCATATGATTCTGCATTCACCGATTCGTTTCAGGAGTTTGATTACAAAAGGTTTCTATTTTACTTCCAGAGTTTGCATGAATCAGCAGCTCCAACCTTAAATTAATTTGCGAGACTTTCCGTTTTAAAATAATCAATCAGACACTTTACAAAGCAACGATGCAGCAGGAAGATCGAATTGGAGGAGATGAGTCAGATCTAGAGTCTTTGACAAGCGCTTCTCTTAGAGACGCTCATAGGTTCAGGGCTCAGTATTCAGGCATGGTGAGGCAAAGAGCTTATATATTCGACGGTGATGGCAAATACTACAACAAAGAATGGGATCTCAAAGAAGGAACAGGCAAAGAGTTTTGTTGGTATCATGTTGAGTTGCCTAAAGGAAACCAGAAGCTCTCTCACTCCGCACAGCATCTTATAGACGCTCTCTGTCCTCCGTTGAAGCTCCAAGACATTCTTTCTCTTGTTAGTAACGGACCCTTTTGCGGACATGTTGATGGGGCGCTTGTGTTTAGAGTTAACTCTCCTGGTCCTGCTTCAAGCAGCTTTACCTTCAAGATTGCTGCTAGGATCACTGAGAACTCTGTCATTACTGTCTCTTTGGGACGTGTTCCTAGGCTAGGATTCTCTCCTATGGGTCAGTCTCTTCTCTCCGAAGTCCCTAGTGTGGATTCTCCTTCCTACTATCGCGGCGAGCAGAAGGAAAGAAGTGGGATTGTGATTGAGGAGCATGTTCTTGAGTTCTTGCTGACCATGAATCACTCTGAGGAAGCTGATAACCCTGTCCCAAGCTCTGTTTCGAATCTTGTTGTTCATATTATTGATACACATGTTGATCAGCTTCAAGATGTTGTCACTAAACTTGAGATCGAATTGGATGCGGTGGAACTCGAGATGGATAGAGGTTAGTTAGCTCTCTTATCTTCTTCAACATTATGTGGCAGCTTGTAAGAAGGTTTTTGTGGTTTCATATGAATGATCGTCTTCTTCTTTGGACGATAGGTGGATTTGCTATGAAGAAACAGATGCTGGATGATAGAAGGTTCCCGAAATTGCATCTCAACTTGCAGCGTCTTTTGCAGGTATGTGTCACCAAGCCTAAAGCTTATTATGCATAATCTCACTGTCTCTGCAGTAACTTTTATTGTTTGTATCTACTCTTGAGTTAGAACATTTGCCTGAATCTCAGGTGATTGCACATGGAGAACAAGTGTTTCCAAGAGTGAAGGAAAAATGTTCCTCGAAGCATTGGTTTCTTGCAGAAGATATCAACTCTTTGGAGGAGTTGATTGGGAGGTTGAGACGTTTAAAAGAGAATGTAGGATTCATTGCGAACCGTGTGAATGCAATCCAAGCTGGTTTGGATAGTTGGCAAGCTGAGCAAATCAACCGAAAGCTCTATTACCTCTCCTTTCTTTCCATCATATTCCTTCCTCTATCAATCATCACCGGAGGTTATATATAAAAACTCGCCAAAAACCTCAATACTCTGTTTTCTATTCATCGCACGGAACTCTACCTAACCTTTTTGTTTTTACTGTGCCAGTTTTTGGGATGAACGTTGGAGGAGTTCCTTGGACGGGACAAAGCAAACCTGAGCTAGCTGATGGATTTAGAAACGTGATGTACATATGTCTCATAATGCTGGTTGTAGTGTTGTCCTGCTTTGGTTTTCCAGCCTTATATAGTCGGATTGCTTCTTGGTGGAGAATGAGAGCTATGAATAGAAGTTGGTCTCTTAATAGGAGATCGTTCCAGAAGAGACCAAACATAGTTCAAGAAAGAAGAGGATATCTTAGGCTCTAAAACCATTATATGACTTCAAAGACTTGTATTGAAATCTTTCATTTGCGTTTCTTTCACGTTTCTTCTTCATTTGCAGAACATACTACTTTTCATCAGCTTCTTGTACTTTGTACTTCTTACAGATTTTTTTTTACTTCGCATATTGTTCTGCTGTTTAGATCTTGAGTTAACTACAATGTACAGCTACTATTCTTTTAATTCTTGATCTGTTCTTCATTTAAAATGTTTACTTAAATGGCCAAACTAATCAATCACAAACTAGTTACATCATTTTTAAGTTATATTTGATTGAATTTGAAGTATATATTTGCCTTTAAATTCATGTTTGGCAAGTGTCTGAAGAAAAAATGGCCAAAAAGGTATAAATTTTTATATATTTAATTTTTGAAGTATGAATGCAAAATTATATTAATATTTTAATATTAAATATTTTAGAATTTGATGAACTTACACTATATTTTTATGATATGAGATTTTCAAAAGATACGATATAATACATAATGTTTATAATTTAAAGATTAACTATTGGTAAAGTTTTGTGCATATAATTATATAAATCTACAAATAATGATGCTTTAAATGTAAACAATGCCTTCCCAATTTTTAAGTGCAATCTTGGTTTATTAATTGGGAAATTGGTCTGAGTAGCCATAAAATAAAATATAATTAGGTATCTAACTAAGAAAATTCCTTCAATTATTACTGCAATATATACTATATTACCTCTTCTTCTAGTTAATACGTGCACAAACTTCTTCTTCTTCACTTACCTACCACCAGTCACTCACTTCTTCCAGCTCACTCTCATTTTTTGATAAAAATATCAATAATTTTGGACCTCTATCTAATAGCAATTATCATTATTGCTTTTATTTATCAACCAATTTCCCTTAAAAACCACCATCTCCTTGATATCAGTCGCTACCTCTTCCGTGGTAACTACCACCACTCGTGTGTACTGTAAGTTTCCGACTGTACTATGTTGTTTGAACGATGGGTACTATACTATTTCTTTGTTACTATTTTATTTTATTAATATAATATGTATTATGTGCATATTATGATATTTAGGTTATGATTTATATTTCCTTTTAGGGTTTAGTGATTAGTGTTTTGAGTTTAGTTTATGGAAGGTTTAGATTGACATTGGGTTAAACATTATCTCTTTTCTACAATCATAGACATTTCAAAAATTGAACAATATGTACTATGTTATTTCTTTTGTTACTATTCTATTTTGATAATGTTTCATATTGTGTACTATGTACATATTTTGATATTTGGGTTATGGTTTATATTTCTTTTAGGATTCAGTGATTATTGTTTTGGATTTAGTTTATGGAAGGTTTAGGTTGACGTTGGGGTAAGCATTATCTCATTCCCTGCAATCATAGACATTTCAAAATTTGAACAATATGTACTATGTTATTCGTTTATTACTATTTTATTTTGATAATGTTTTATATTATAGACTATTTACATATTTTGATATTTGAGTTAGAGTTTATATTTTTTTAGGGTTTAATGATTATTGTCTTGGGTTTAGTTTTGTTAATTTTAGACATATATGGTATATTAATATATTTAAATCAGTTTATAATTTCACTAATATGAACTATATCATTTAGCATGTTATATTATATTTATATATACCACTATAATCAGTATCATCGTGGATGCCATAGTAACCAATCTAACAACACTTTTTATTTTATTTTTTTCGTCCGATAAGTCGTCCAGCTGGGAAGACTTTCCAGACGCCTTATTATAAGTCGTCTAATAAGTCGTCCAGATGGAAGACTTTCCAGACGACTTAATTAAGTCGTCCGATAAGTCGTCCAGCTGGGAAGACTTTCCAGACGCCTTATTATAAGTCGTCTAATAAGTCGTCCAGATGGAAGACTTTCCAGACGACTTAATTAAGTCGTCCGATAAGTCGTCCAGCTGGGAAGACTTTCCAGACGCCTTATTATAAGTCGTCTAATAAGTCGTCCAGATGGAAGACTTTCCAGACGACTTAATTAAGTCGTCCGATAAGTCGTCCAGCTGGGAAGACTTTCCAGACGCCTTATTATAAGTCGTCTAATAAGTCGTCCAGATGGAAGACTTTCCAGACGACTTAATTAAGTCGTCCGATAAGTCGTCCAGCTGGGAAGACTTTCCAGACGCCTTATTATAAGTCGTCTAATAAGTCGTCCAGATGGAAGACTTTCCAGACGACTTAATTAAGTCGTCCGATAAGTCGTCCAGCTGGGAAGACTTTCCAGACGCCTTATTATAAGTCGTCTAATAAGTCGTCCAGATGGAAGACTTTCCAGACGACTTAATTAAGTCGTCCGATAAGTCGTCCAGCTGGGAAGACTTTCCAGACGCCTTATTATAAGTCGTCTAATAAGTCGTCCAGATGGAAGACTTTCCAGACGACTTAATTAAGTCGTCCGATAAGTCGTCCAGCTGGGAAGACTTTCCAGACGCCTTATTATAAGTCGTCTAATAAGTCGTCCAGATGGAAGACTTTCCAGACGACTTAATTAAGTCGTCCGATAAGTCGTCCAGCTGGGAAGACTTTCCAGACGCCTTATTATAAGTCGTCTAATAAGTCGTCCAGATGGAAGACTTTCCAGACGACTTAATTAAGTCGTCCGATAAGTCGTCCAGCTGGGAAGACTTTCCAGACGCCTTATTATAAGTCGTCTAATAAGTCGTCCAGATGGAAGACTTTCCAGACGACTTAATTAAGTCGTCCGATAAGTCGTCCAGCTGGGAAGACTTTCCAGACGCCTTATTATAAGTCGTCTAATAAGTCGTCCAGATGGAAGACTTTCCAGACGACTTAATTAAGTCGTCCGATAAGTCGTCCAGCTGGGAAGACTTTCCAGACGCCTTATTATAAGTCGTCTAATAAGTCGTCCAGATGGAAGACTTTCCAGACGACTTAATTAAGTCGTCCGATAAGTCGTCCAGCTGGGAAGACTTTCCAGACGCCTTATTATAAGTCGTCTAATAAGTCGTCCAGATGGAAGACTTTCCAGACGACTTAATTAAGTCGTCCGATAAGTCGTCCAGCTGGGAAGACTTTCCAGACGCCTTATTATAAGTCGTCTAATAAGTCGTCCAGATGGAAGACTTTCCAGACGACTTAATTAAGTCGTCCGATAAGTCGTCCAGCTGGGAAGACTTTCCAGACGCCTTATTATAAGTCGTCTAATAAGTCGTCCAGATGGAAGACTTTCCAGACGACTTAATTAAGTCGTCCGATAAGTCGTCCAGCTGGGAAGACTTTCCAGACGCCTTATTATAAGTCGTCTAATAAGTCGTCCAGATGGAAGACTTTCCAGACGACTTAATTAAGTCGTCCGATAAGTCGTCCAGCTGGGAAGACTTTCCAGACGCCTTATTATAAGTCGTCTAATAAGTCGTCCAGATGGAAGACTTTCCAGACGACTTAATTAAGTCGTCCGATAAGTCGTCCAGCTGGGAAGACTTTCCAGACGCCTTATTATAAGTCGTCTAATAAGTCGTCCAGATGGAAGACTTTCCAGACGACTTAATTAAGTCGTCCGATAAGTCGTCCAGCTGGGAAGACTTTCCAGACGCCT is a genomic window containing:
- the LOC106301563 gene encoding zinc transport protein ZntB, with the translated sequence MQQEDRIGGDESDLESLTSASLRDAHRFRAQYSGMVRQRAYIFDGDGKYYNKEWDLKEGTGKEFCWYHVELPKGNQKLSHSAQHLIDALCPPLKLQDILSLVSNGPFCGHVDGALVFRVNSPGPASSSFTFKIAARITENSVITVSLGRVPRLGFSPMGQSLLSEVPSVDSPSYYRGEQKERSGIVIEEHVLEFLLTMNHSEEADNPVPSSVSNLVVHIIDTHVDQLQDVVTKLEIELDAVELEMDRGGFAMKKQMLDDRRFPKLHLNLQRLLQVIAHGEQVFPRVKEKCSSKHWFLAEDINSLEELIGRLRRLKENVGFIANRVNAIQAGLDSWQAEQINRKLYYLSFLSIIFLPLSIITGVFGMNVGGVPWTGQSKPELADGFRNVMYICLIMLVVVLSCFGFPALYSRIASWWRMRAMNRSWSLNRRSFQKRPNIVQERRGYLRL